A window of the Plutella xylostella chromosome 11, ilPluXylo3.1, whole genome shotgun sequence genome harbors these coding sequences:
- the LOC119691784 gene encoding uncharacterized protein LOC119691784, with translation MLLCQMCGTIAETSTYTLRNIDPGIYVEQIGTATINRGTFRIETSYQRESMKMDHEKVTNVVTQFENLCKNVKTVIHETHCEDFYHHIVQEESKFHKIIQYLTEIEHTRRKRGLLGRFLTSVFGVNDEVYKDIDTLQDNQKQLIEASNHQTKFMISTIVAVNQTEERIQNKLQRFQNKLNQAIEFINNNNVWYKTIDENHIKIQVMQTYQLATNYISEIMDSYSGLLEIYLDNASVYNILTPKSIKEIITTANSKLPANLKIVQANLLNTRMIQNTTHIQVYAYYPIHDISKYTLVHVTSVPKINEDNTFQSINIQEPFMGFDYNNERYFELNYQEYKNCLRKGQTFICYPVAVKNMQSNKNCIVDQLFKKSNNQTQCTIRTNNITSDILWKQLYIPNTWLFVTKKIVTASVICDGQREELSIHDVKRWIQTRRLGQPGVLPEAPVHSIPKLHRPTMTPPAKPPRQRQESTIELYQLGSTSSEAPECSDEP, from the exons ATGTTACTATGTCAAATGTGTGGAACTATAGCGGAGACGTCGACATATACATTAAGAAATATTGATCCAGGAATATATGTAGAGCAAATTGGAACAGCAACAATAAATCGGGGAACATTCCGAATTGAAACAAGTTACCAAAGAGAAAGTATGAAAATGGACCATGAAAAAGTTACCAATGTCGTAACACAGTTTGAGAATCTGTGCAAAAACGTCAAGACAGTTATTCATGAAACACACTGCGAAGACTTTTACCATCATATTGTACAAGAAGAATCCAAATTTcacaaaattatacaatatttgACAGAAATCGAACACACCAGAAGAAAGAGGGGCTTATTGGGTCGATTCTTAACTTCAGTCTTTGGTGTCAACGATGAAGTATATAAGGACATAGATACACTACAAGACAATCAGAAGCAGTTAATAGAAGCCTCGAACCATCAAACAAAATTTATGATATCTACTATCGTCGCAGTCAATCAAACTGAAGAaagaattcaaaataaattacaacgatttcaaaacaaattaaatcaagCAATAGAATTTATAAACAACAACAATGTATGGTATAAAACAATTGATGAAAATCACATTAAAATTCAAGTAATGCAAACGTACCAACTAGCAACAAACTACATCAGTGAAATTATGGACAGTTACTCAGGATTACTGGAAATTTACTTAGATAATGCGTCAGTCTATAAcattttgactccaaaaagtATTAAAGAAATAATAACAACAGCTAATTCAAAATTACCGGCAAACCTCAAAATAGTACAAGCTAATCTTCTAAATACAAGAATGATACAGAATACGACACATATACAAGTTTATGCATATTACCCTATCCATGACATTTCAAAGTATACATTAGTACACGTGACTTCGGTACCAAAAATAAATGAGGATAACACATTTCAgagtataaatatacaagaACCATTCATGGGTTTCGATTATAACAACGAAAGATATTTTGAACTAAACTATCAAGAATATAAAAACTGCTTACGAAAAGGACAGACTTTCATTTGTTACCCTGTGGCCGTGAAGAACATGCAATCCAACAAGAATTGCATTGTTGACCAACTTTTTAAGAAAAGCAATAACCAAACTCAATGCACTATTAGAACAAACAATATAACTTCAGACATTTTATGGAAACAGTTATACATACCAAATACCTGGTTATTCGTAACGAAAAAGATTGTCACCGCTTCAGTCATCTGTGACGGTCAAAGAGAAGAACTAAGTATACACGAT GTCAAGAGATGGATCCAGACCAGACGATTGGGACAGCCTGGGGTCCTACCAGAAGCCCCAGTCCACAGCATCCCGAAGCTACACCGACCGACGATGACTCCACCTGCCAAACCACCACGGCAGCGGCAGGAATCTACCATCGAGCTGTACCAACTGGGATCCACTTCCTCGGAGGCGCCAGAATGTTCAGATGAACCTTGA
- the LOC105391641 gene encoding neurofilament medium polypeptide: protein MSAIQNKQAVWPPMAGEGLAPLSSKYEKCRHIAEEIYKRIDITFQIKSLEAGSQSDISDQSDQIEIDSNDLSNGTDLFAYDKSDSIPSSTEQDDKKQHKLINLNNNEIKKSVVPIYKPPRKRFRKKVKKRQSKGRSDSEGSSDEAPLSRMADAPPARAPAVAGPGVASPAVGAPSDESDRAMGVPDLSAVTAGREPRLKLKPTEKEKPATKPKAPETITRFEDTTSPTKLSNPMETEIKPLDLASESRAVEKPVNFTKPYLPECRVNIEVFKPIDFSAAKVGKDNRSTVKSKAAKESKAEKSKAEIAKGLDKTKTQLTNQNKSDTKKNDAKITETTDAVEKNSKKETKDGEKEKGGDWRKCSMCNLPCRGERGLRRHMSLSHILVPEDVVRPKTRKSHEEKSV from the exons ATGTCAGCTATTCAGAATAAGCAGGCAGTATGGCCCCCCATGGCCGGGGAGGGGCTGGCGCCGCTCAGCTCCAAGTATGAGAAGTGTCGCCACATCGCCGAGGAGATCTACAAGCGGATAGACATCACGTTTCAGATCAAAAGCCTGGAGGCCGGCTCGCAGAGCGATATCTCTGATCAAAG TGACCAAATAGAGATAGACAGTAATGACCTGAGCAATGGAACGGACTTGTTTGCGTACGACAAGAGCGATAGCATCCCAAGCAGCACCGAGCAAGATGACAAGAAACAACACAAACTGATCAATCTCAACAACAACGAGATCAAGAAGTCTGTTGTGCCGATATACAAACCCCCTAggaaacg GTTCAGAAAGAAAGTGAAGAAGCGTCAGTCCAAAGGTCGCTCAGACTCAGAAGGCTCTAGCGACGAGGCGCCCCTCAGCCGCATGGCAGACGCGCCCCCCGCACGCGCCCCTGCAGTTGCCGGCCCCGGAGTTGCTTCCCCGGCCGTTGGCGCCCCGAGTGACGAGTCGGATAGGGCTATGGGGGTGCCTGATCTGTCTGCTGTTACAGCTGGGAGAG AACCGCGACTCAAACTCAAACCTACGGAAAAAGAGAAGCCAGCGACCAAACCTAAGGCTCCAGAAACTATAACCCGTTTCGAAGACACTACATCACCCACCAAACTTTCCAACCCCATGGAAACAGAAATAAAACCCCTGGATCTAGCGTCTGAGAGCAGAGCGGTGGAAAAACCCGTGAATTTCACAAAACCATACTTGCCAGAGTGCCGAGTGAATATTGAAGTATTCAAACCGATTGATTTCAGCGCGGCTAAAGTTGGCAAAGATAATAGAAGTACAGTCAAATCTAAAGCTGCTAAGGAGAGTAAAG cTGAAAAATCCAAAGCGGAGATCGCAAAAGGCCTCGACAAAACAAAGACGCAACTCACAAATCAGAATAAAAGCGACACGAAAAAAAATGACGCAAAAATTACCGAAACGACTGACGCCGTTGAAAAAAATAGCAAGAAAGAGACGAAAGATGGTGAAAAAGAGAAGGGAGGCGATTGGAGGAAATGCTCTATGTGCAATTTGCCGTGCCGAGGCGAGCGTGGATTgag GAGGCACATGTCGCTAAGCCACATTTTGGTGCCCGAGGATGTGGTGCGCCCGAAAACACGTAAGTCACACGAGGAAAAATCCGTGTAA